In the genome of Atribacterota bacterium, the window TTTACAGGAAATACCATTTATATAGTTTTCAATTTCACCAGAACGATAGATTATTCTTTTTATTTCTACTTCTTCTGAATCAATAGAAATTTTTCTCTCTGTATTATCGAACAGCATGTATACTTGAGCAAAGTTTCTCATCTTTTGTTCCTGATTGCCAGAAAAGATCATATCAGTAATCTTAGTTCCCCTTAAAGAGCGGATATTCTGTTCACCAAGTATCCATCGTACTGCATCAATTATATTACTTTTACCACAACCATTTGGCCCAACAATAACTGTTATGCCTGGTGTAATGTTCAGTTTAATTTTATTAGCAAAGGATTTAAATCCTTTTATGCCGATTTCCTTTAGATACAATATTGATACCTTTCTTAGGAAATTTCTAATTTCTTTAGAGCAGAATAAGCAGCATTTTGTTCAGCTTCTTTCTTATTTTTACCAGAACCAGTTCCATAGAACTTTTTTCCGATATAAACTTCAATGAAAAAGGTTTTTTGATGTTCTAATCCTTCTTCTTTTACAATTTTGTAAGAGGGAAGACATTGAAACTTCTTTTGGGTCAACTCTTGTAAAAAAGTTTTGTAATCATTTATTTGACTTTTTATCAAGATTTCAACTTCCTCTTTTTCAATAAAATAATTGATAACTTTTTGACAGTGATTAATTCCGCCATCCAGGTAAATGGCTCCCAAACATGCCTCTAAGCAGTCTACTAAAATAGAAAATTTCCCTCTTCCTTTCTTCAAGTCCACGCTTTTGCCTAAAATAATAAAATCTTCCAGCGTAATTAGATTGGCGAAATTTACTAAAAATGACTGACTTATTATTGTAGACTTCATTTTAGATAATTCGCCTTCTGAGGAAAAAGGAAATTTGTGATATAAATATTTACTTACTATTAAATTTATTACTGAATCGCCGAGAAATTCTAGTCTTTGGAAATAGTTTACTTCATTTTTTTCTTTTTGACCATAAAATGAGGTATGAGTTAAAGCCTTTTTTAGTAAATCAATATTTTTAAAGTTATACCCTAACTTTGTTTCCAGTTCACTTAAGTTTATTTTATTTAGCACCCTCCAAACCTTCTCCTGTCAATTAAAGAAAAGAAAGATAAACATGATTATAATTATTGTTTATCTTCTAAATAACGCATCACATCACCTACAACCTTAATTTTTTCAGCATCTTCATCGGCAATTTCAATATCAAACTCTTCTTCAAAAGCCATAATTAATTCTACAATGTCTAAAGAATCTGCGCCCAAGTCATCAATAAATGAAGAATCCTCTTTTACTTTATCTTCTTC includes:
- the rnc gene encoding ribonuclease III, encoding MLNKINLSELETKLGYNFKNIDLLKKALTHTSFYGQKEKNEVNYFQRLEFLGDSVINLIVSKYLYHKFPFSSEGELSKMKSTIISQSFLVNFANLITLEDFIILGKSVDLKKGRGKFSILVDCLEACLGAIYLDGGINHCQKVINYFIEKEEVEILIKSQINDYKTFLQELTQKKFQCLPSYKIVKEEGLEHQKTFFIEVYIGKKFYGTGSGKNKKEAEQNAAYSALKKLEIS
- a CDS encoding acyl carrier protein, which codes for MDMMERVKKIIVDQLGVEEDKVKEDSSFIDDLGADSLDIVELIMAFEEEFDIEIADEDAEKIKVVGDVMRYLEDKQ